The DNA window GCTACCAGCGCTTGCTGCGATTGCGTTAGAGGCACTTTTTATTCAAATCTCTGTAAATCGAACCTAAAACCCGGCCGCCTGTCCGTCGCGCCGTGGGTCGCTGGCGGCCACGTAGCCCTGGGTGTGGGGATCGCCCAGCCGCCAGATGAACTGGCCTGCGCCAAACTCACCATAGGGGTCATTCAGCACCGTCATCTGGTGGCCGCGTTCTGCAAGGCCCTGAAGGGTCTCTGCAGGCAAAGTGGCCTCGGCATGCACCGACAGCCCCTGGTTGTAGCGCCAGCGCGGCGCATCGCATGCGGCCTGCGGGTTCTGGCCATGGTCGAGCATGCGCACCAGCGTCTGCACGTGGCCCTGGGGCTGCATGTTGGCGCCCATCACACCAAAGCCCATGACCGGCTGGCCGCCCTGGGTGACAAAGCCGGGAATGATGGTGTGGAACGGCCGCTTGCCCGGCGCCACCCGGTTGGCCGGGTTGGCGCCGCGCGGGTCGGTGCTGAAACCAAAGCCCCGGTTCTGCAGGCTGATGCCGAACTCAGGCTCCACGCAGCCCGATCCAAAGCCCTGGTAGTTGCTCTGGATGAAGCTGACCATCATGCCATTCTCGTCGGCCGTGGTGAGGTAGATGGTGCCGCCCCCGGCAGGCTTGCCGGCGCCAAAGTCCTGTGCGCGTTGCATGTCGATGAGTTTGGCACGGGTGGCCAGGTAGCTGCCATCGAGCATTTGCGCGGCCGTCACCTCCATCGACGATGGATCGGCCACGTAGCGGTAGACATCGGCAAAGGCCAGCTTCATGGCTTCGATCTGCAGGTGCTGCGCGGCCGCGCCATCCACGGGCAGACGGGCCAGGTCGAAATGCTCCAGCATGCCCAGCGCCATCAGCGCGGCCAGGCCCTGCCCGCTGGGCGGTATTTCGTGCACGGCGTAGCCCCGATAGGCCTGCGCAATGGGCGCAACCCACTCCGCCCGGTGCGCCGCCAGGTCAGCCAGCGTGAGAGCGCCGCCATGCTGCGCAGAAAACCGCGCCAGGGCCTGGGCGATTGCGCCGGTGTAGAACGCCTCGCCCCGCGTAGCGCCAATGGCGCGCAGGGCCCGCGCTGCCGCCGGGAAGCGGAACAGCTCGCCCACCTGCGGCGCCCGCCCCCAGGGCATGAAGTGCTGGGCGAAACCGGGCTGCGCCTGCAGCTCGGGCACGGCGGCCGCCCATTTGCCCTGCACCACCACGGGCACAGCGTAGCCGCGCTCGGCGATCTCGGTCGCGGGTGCCATCAGGTCGGCAAACGGCAGCTTGCCAAAGCGTTCACTCAGTGCCACCCAGGCACTGACCGCGCCCGGCACGGTGATTGAATCCATCCCCCGGCGGGGCGGCGTGCGGGCCGCCGTGCCGTATTTGCGGTGAAAGTAGTCCGGCGTCCAGGCCTGCGGTGCACGGCCCGAGGCGTTGAGTCCGTGCAAGGCCTGGCCGTCCCAGAGGATGCAAAAGGCATCGCCCCCCAGGCCATTGCTCACCGGCTCGCACACGGCCATGGCGGCGGCGGCGGCCACGGCCGCATCTACCGCATTGCCCCCTTGCCACAGCATGCGCAGCCCCGCCTGCACCGCCA is part of the Simplicispira sp. 125 genome and encodes:
- a CDS encoding gamma-glutamyltransferase family protein, coding for MHFDYQPSYPSARLPLFARNVVATSHPLAVQAGLRMLWQGGNAVDAAVAAAAAMAVCEPVSNGLGGDAFCILWDGQALHGLNASGRAPQAWTPDYFHRKYGTAARTPPRRGMDSITVPGAVSAWVALSERFGKLPFADLMAPATEIAERGYAVPVVVQGKWAAAVPELQAQPGFAQHFMPWGRAPQVGELFRFPAAARALRAIGATRGEAFYTGAIAQALARFSAQHGGALTLADLAAHRAEWVAPIAQAYRGYAVHEIPPSGQGLAALMALGMLEHFDLARLPVDGAAAQHLQIEAMKLAFADVYRYVADPSSMEVTAAQMLDGSYLATRAKLIDMQRAQDFGAGKPAGGGTIYLTTADENGMMVSFIQSNYQGFGSGCVEPEFGISLQNRGFGFSTDPRGANPANRVAPGKRPFHTIIPGFVTQGGQPVMGFGVMGANMQPQGHVQTLVRMLDHGQNPQAACDAPRWRYNQGLSVHAEATLPAETLQGLAERGHQMTVLNDPYGEFGAGQFIWRLGDPHTQGYVAASDPRRDGQAAGF